The following are encoded in a window of Mycobacterium sp. ELW1 genomic DNA:
- a CDS encoding SDR family oxidoreductase, which yields MPTVLVTGAARGIGKSIVSHLAAAGWDVIGGVRSAADADALSALPRVRAVTLDVTDEAQVAALPGALPARLDAVVNNAGIAVSGPLEGLTPAEIRRQLEVNVVGQLAVTQAVLPLLRQSHGRIVFISSVNGQLSAPMMGAYSASKFALEAAADALRIELRPWGIAVSVVQPAQTDTDLWRDADRSVVEMEAALSPQHRALYSKHVAGMRKSIPASQRLAVDPEKVAKVVLEALTASKPHARYPVGLPAALQMTLMTKLPTRARDAVLRRVLGQP from the coding sequence ATGCCCACTGTCCTGGTCACCGGCGCCGCCCGGGGAATCGGCAAGTCAATCGTGAGTCACCTGGCCGCTGCCGGCTGGGACGTCATCGGCGGAGTGCGCAGCGCCGCCGATGCCGACGCCCTGTCCGCGCTGCCGCGGGTCCGCGCGGTCACCCTCGACGTCACCGATGAGGCGCAGGTCGCCGCGCTTCCCGGCGCACTGCCCGCCCGGCTCGACGCGGTGGTCAACAACGCCGGCATCGCGGTCAGCGGGCCGCTGGAAGGCTTGACCCCTGCCGAGATCCGTCGGCAACTGGAGGTCAACGTCGTCGGCCAGCTTGCCGTCACGCAGGCGGTGCTTCCGCTGCTGCGGCAGTCGCACGGCCGGATCGTGTTCATTTCCAGTGTGAACGGCCAACTTTCGGCACCGATGATGGGCGCCTACAGCGCGTCGAAGTTCGCCCTCGAGGCGGCCGCCGACGCCTTGCGAATCGAGTTGCGGCCGTGGGGCATCGCGGTCAGTGTGGTCCAGCCGGCCCAGACTGACACCGACCTGTGGCGCGATGCGGATCGCAGTGTCGTCGAGATGGAGGCCGCGCTGTCGCCGCAGCATCGCGCGTTGTATTCCAAACATGTTGCGGGGATGCGTAAGTCGATCCCGGCGTCGCAGCGCCTGGCGGTGGATCCGGAGAAGGTGGCCAAGGTGGTGCTCGAGGCGCTCACCGCATCCAAGCCCCATGCGCGGTACCCGGTGGGTCTGCCCGCCGCGCTGCAGATGACCCTGATGACCAAGTTGCCGACCCGCGCCCGCGACGCGGTGCTGCGCCGGGTGCTCGGCCAACCCTGA
- a CDS encoding phosphodiester glycosidase family protein: MAAVSALTLATTTGTPVASADARAQLAQAIATTRGSYLVYNFGSGFPAPMLNAGGNWYELTNGGHLMIIKAASSRLTPRLLVDSHSGYQARCERTAGTRTREGLVQASETYTPLQAWQALGQPTIAINANFFDVRGQQAGSWKSTGCSSPLGAYVDNTQGQGRANTAVTGTIAYAGKQALSGGDEVWTALTTMILPVAGAPFVVTPKSPDDYDAATPVIQGLLDKGTRFVAVSGLGLLAPGDTGQMNDGGPSAARTALAYARDKDEMYVFQGGSYTPDQIQDLFRGLGSDTAILLDGGGSSAIVLRRDTGGMWAGAGVPKGSCDTMAVLCDSRERALPAWLAFN; the protein is encoded by the coding sequence ATGGCCGCGGTGAGCGCTCTGACCCTGGCCACCACCACCGGCACTCCCGTGGCGTCGGCCGACGCGCGCGCGCAGCTGGCCCAGGCGATCGCCACCACGCGTGGCAGCTATCTGGTCTACAACTTCGGCAGCGGCTTCCCCGCGCCGATGCTCAACGCCGGCGGCAATTGGTACGAGCTGACCAACGGAGGCCACCTGATGATCATCAAGGCTGCCTCGAGTCGGTTGACGCCACGGCTGCTCGTCGACAGCCACTCCGGCTATCAGGCGCGCTGTGAGCGGACCGCCGGCACCCGCACCCGCGAGGGCCTGGTGCAGGCCTCGGAGACCTACACCCCGCTGCAGGCTTGGCAGGCACTCGGCCAGCCCACCATCGCGATCAATGCCAACTTCTTCGATGTCCGTGGGCAGCAGGCCGGTTCGTGGAAGTCGACGGGGTGCAGCTCCCCGCTGGGCGCCTACGTCGACAACACCCAGGGACAGGGCCGTGCCAATACCGCGGTGACCGGAACCATCGCCTACGCGGGCAAGCAGGCGCTGTCCGGCGGCGACGAAGTGTGGACGGCACTGACCACGATGATCCTTCCCGTCGCCGGGGCGCCGTTTGTCGTGACGCCCAAATCACCCGACGACTATGACGCCGCCACCCCGGTGATCCAAGGCTTGTTGGACAAGGGCACCCGCTTCGTCGCGGTCAGCGGGCTGGGACTGCTGGCGCCGGGTGACACCGGGCAGATGAACGACGGCGGACCCAGCGCGGCCCGCACCGCGCTGGCCTACGCCCGCGACAAGGACGAGATGTACGTGTTCCAGGGCGGCAGCTACACCCCGGACCAGATTCAGGATCTGTTCCGCGGTTTGGGCAGCGACACCGCGATCCTGCTCGACGGCGGCGGCTCGTCGGCGATCGTGCTTCGCCGTGACACCGGCGGCATGTGGGCCGGTGCCGGTGTGCCGAAGGGCTCGTGCGACACGATGGCTGTGCTGTGCGATTCGCGTGAGCGCGCCCTGCCGGCGTGGCTTGCCTTCAACTGA
- a CDS encoding GlsB/YeaQ/YmgE family stress response membrane protein codes for MIGTIIGAIVVGLIVGALARLVMPGKQSIGIIMTILLGAVGSFLGSWITYQVGYANSNGGFAIIPFLVGIVVAAVLIAIYVAVTGRSSRVHH; via the coding sequence ATGATCGGAACGATTATCGGAGCCATCGTCGTCGGCCTGATCGTCGGCGCGCTGGCGCGACTGGTTATGCCCGGTAAGCAGAGCATCGGCATCATCATGACGATCCTGCTCGGTGCGGTGGGTTCCTTCCTGGGCTCGTGGATCACCTACCAGGTCGGATACGCGAACTCCAACGGCGGATTCGCGATCATCCCCTTCCTGGTCGGCATCGTTGTTGCCGCAGTGCTGATCGCGATCTACGTCGCGGTCACCGGGCGCAGCAGCCGGGTTCACCACTAA
- a CDS encoding gluconolaconase, with protein sequence MPDWRARAACAAAVLTAACGHPAPPAPPASAPTGLASVAVGVPAGLDTAPFDTPRQALVPPGWTLSVWARVPRARLAAWAPDGALLVSVPAAGQVLRLAPGEPQPQSTVLLDGLDQPHGLAFDRGTLYVAESDQVNAFDYRGARADGRRVVAGGLPDARSPDLGGAYAHALKSVAVGRDGAVYFSIGSTGNITADDRTAEPPRATIMRVPPEGGPATPFATGVRNGTGLATAPDGALWTAVNNRDQVPDPRPGPEYATVTDYVNDHPPESVARLTPGRELGWPYCNPDIDRGPAFVRDVQINADGSKLDCTALPPVEQTLGAHSAPLGLSFTTGTLPAPYDSGALVGVHGSWNRTPPRAPEVSFFAWRDGTLGPQQTLVGGFQDQDGSRWGRPVAAVAGPDGAVYITDDYAGAVYRLTPPGR encoded by the coding sequence ATGCCGGACTGGCGGGCTAGAGCCGCCTGCGCGGCCGCGGTGCTGACGGCGGCGTGCGGGCATCCCGCGCCGCCGGCTCCCCCGGCCTCGGCTCCCACCGGGTTGGCATCGGTCGCCGTCGGAGTGCCTGCCGGACTCGACACCGCGCCGTTCGACACCCCGCGGCAAGCCTTGGTCCCACCGGGCTGGACCCTGTCGGTGTGGGCCCGGGTGCCACGGGCCAGGCTGGCGGCGTGGGCACCGGACGGGGCGCTGCTGGTGTCGGTGCCGGCCGCGGGCCAGGTACTGCGACTGGCGCCCGGCGAGCCTCAACCACAGAGCACGGTCTTGCTCGACGGGCTGGACCAGCCGCACGGCCTCGCCTTCGATCGCGGCACGCTGTATGTGGCCGAAAGCGATCAGGTCAACGCCTTCGACTATCGCGGCGCCCGGGCCGACGGCCGCCGCGTCGTCGCCGGCGGGTTGCCCGATGCTCGCAGTCCGGATCTCGGTGGGGCATATGCCCATGCCCTCAAGAGCGTGGCCGTCGGCCGCGACGGGGCGGTGTACTTCTCGATCGGCTCGACCGGCAACATCACCGCCGACGACCGGACGGCCGAACCGCCGCGGGCCACGATCATGCGGGTCCCGCCCGAGGGCGGTCCGGCGACGCCCTTCGCCACGGGCGTGCGCAACGGGACCGGCCTCGCCACCGCACCCGATGGAGCGCTGTGGACCGCGGTCAACAATCGCGATCAGGTTCCCGATCCGCGGCCGGGACCGGAGTACGCCACAGTCACCGACTACGTCAACGACCACCCACCGGAGTCGGTGGCACGGTTGACGCCGGGACGCGAACTCGGTTGGCCCTACTGCAATCCCGACATCGACCGTGGGCCGGCCTTCGTGCGGGACGTCCAGATCAACGCCGACGGAAGCAAGCTCGACTGCACGGCGCTGCCGCCGGTGGAGCAGACCCTGGGTGCGCATTCCGCGCCGCTGGGATTGAGTTTCACCACCGGCACGCTGCCCGCACCATACGACTCCGGCGCCCTGGTCGGGGTGCACGGCTCGTGGAACCGTACCCCTCCCAGAGCGCCGGAGGTTTCGTTCTTCGCTTGGCGTGACGGGACTTTGGGGCCGCAGCAGACCCTGGTCGGAGGATTCCAGGACCAGGACGGGTCGCGCTGGGGGCGTCCCGTGGCCGCCGTCGCGGGCCCGGACGGCGCGGTGTACATCACCGACGATTACGCCGGTGCGGTGTACCGCCTCACACCGCCGGGCCGCTGA
- a CDS encoding pirin-like bicupin family protein: protein MAATVDIRRAADRAATKINWLDSKHSFSFGHHYDSDNTHHGLLLVNNDDIVKPGAGFDTHPHRDMEIVTWVLQGSLVHQDSTGHSGVIYPGLAQRMSAGRGILHSEKNDSWTLTGDETHSEPVHFVQMWVVPDESGIDPGYQQLEIDDELLRGGLVTIASGMPEHKDQTAIAIRNRYAALHGARLQPGEAVELPEAPYLHLFVPRGEVTLEGAGELHEGDAVRFTAAGGQRITATAPSEILVWEMHAGLAG from the coding sequence ATGGCCGCAACCGTCGACATCAGACGTGCCGCCGATCGCGCTGCGACGAAGATCAACTGGCTCGACTCGAAGCACTCGTTCTCGTTCGGGCACCACTACGACTCCGACAACACCCACCACGGCCTTCTGCTGGTGAACAACGACGACATCGTCAAGCCCGGCGCAGGATTCGACACCCACCCGCACCGCGACATGGAGATCGTCACCTGGGTACTGCAGGGTTCCCTCGTCCACCAGGACTCCACCGGGCACTCCGGCGTGATCTACCCGGGCCTGGCGCAACGGATGTCGGCGGGCCGCGGCATCCTGCACTCGGAGAAGAACGACTCCTGGACGCTCACCGGCGACGAAACCCACAGTGAACCAGTGCATTTCGTGCAGATGTGGGTGGTGCCGGACGAATCGGGGATCGATCCTGGCTATCAGCAACTGGAAATCGATGACGAGTTGTTGCGCGGCGGGCTGGTGACGATCGCCTCCGGAATGCCCGAGCACAAGGACCAGACCGCGATCGCCATCCGCAACCGGTACGCGGCGCTGCACGGCGCGCGGCTGCAGCCCGGTGAGGCCGTCGAGCTGCCCGAGGCGCCTTACCTGCACCTGTTCGTTCCGCGCGGTGAGGTGACGCTCGAAGGGGCGGGCGAGCTACACGAAGGCGACGCGGTGCGATTCACCGCCGCCGGCGGTCAGCGGATCACCGCCACCGCGCCATCGGAGATCCTCGTGTGGGAGATGCATGCCGGACTGGCGGGCTAG
- a CDS encoding MarR family winged helix-turn-helix transcriptional regulator, translating to MAQRWLTGDQQRIWRNYLALNGRLQAAMNRQLQARCGLSLADYEVLVALSERGPARVLELADALGWEQSRLSHHLARMRSRGLIERHGTEQDRRGASVEITADGTDALHAAAPDHVALVRSVLFDPMTPTQLRAFGAVITAALDRLAE from the coding sequence ATGGCTCAGCGCTGGTTGACCGGCGACCAACAGCGGATCTGGCGCAACTACCTGGCGTTGAACGGCCGTCTGCAAGCCGCGATGAACCGCCAGCTGCAGGCGCGGTGCGGACTGTCGCTCGCCGATTACGAGGTCCTGGTGGCACTTTCCGAGCGAGGACCGGCCCGGGTACTCGAACTGGCCGACGCGCTGGGCTGGGAGCAGAGCCGGCTTTCACATCACCTCGCCCGGATGCGGAGCCGTGGACTGATCGAGCGGCACGGCACCGAGCAGGACCGCCGCGGCGCCAGTGTCGAGATCACCGCGGACGGAACCGACGCGCTGCACGCGGCGGCACCCGACCACGTCGCGCTGGTTCGTTCGGTGCTCTTCGATCCGATGACGCCGACGCAACTGCGAGCCTTCGGCGCGGTGATCACCGCGGCGCTGGACCGGCTGGCCGAATAG
- a CDS encoding heme-binding protein, with protein sequence MKFSGIASSKRVAAVGTGLLMGGMAVATMAAPMASAAPDCSSAGVANTVSSVTGSAHQYLAGHPGANQVLTAAYNQPRPQAEANVRGYFTANPGEYYDLRGILAPIGDTQRACNVTVLPPNLQSAYTMFMAG encoded by the coding sequence ATGAAGTTCAGCGGGATCGCGTCAAGCAAGAGGGTCGCGGCCGTGGGCACCGGTTTGCTCATGGGGGGCATGGCGGTGGCCACGATGGCTGCGCCGATGGCCTCGGCAGCACCGGACTGCAGCAGTGCCGGAGTCGCCAACACCGTCAGCTCGGTGACCGGTTCGGCGCACCAGTACCTGGCCGGACATCCCGGCGCCAATCAGGTTCTGACAGCGGCCTACAACCAGCCACGCCCACAGGCCGAAGCCAATGTGCGCGGGTACTTCACCGCCAACCCCGGGGAGTACTACGACCTGCGGGGCATCCTGGCCCCGATCGGCGACACCCAGCGCGCGTGCAACGTCACCGTGTTGCCGCCGAATCTGCAGTCGGCCTACACCATGTTCATGGCCGGCTGA